Proteins from one Malaya genurostris strain Urasoe2022 chromosome 2, Malgen_1.1, whole genome shotgun sequence genomic window:
- the LOC131431726 gene encoding mantle protein-like: MKAFVVLSMALAVASCAAVDDSTSKKEKRGLWELSNDHDDIGYDHHYDDHYDHKTIIKTKNVHVPYPVEVEKHVPVPVKVPYPVTVEKKVPVVVEKKVPVYVEKKVPVHVDRPVPYPVEVKVPVVQKEYVEVPKPYAVHVEKPYPVYVSKPVYVEKSVPVTVHIKEHKKHWGQF; encoded by the exons ATGAAG GCGTTCGTAGTGTTGTCCATGGCTCTGGCCGTTGCATCCTGTGCGGCAGTCGACGATTCCACCAGCAAAAAGGAAAAACGAGGCCTCTGGGAATTGAGCAACGATCACGATGACATCGGATACGATCATCATTACGATGATCACTACGATCATAAAACCATTATCAAGACCAAGAACGTTCACGTCCCGTATCCGGTTGAGGTTGAGAAGCACGTCCCGGTTCCGGTGAAGGTCCCATACCCAGTCACGGTCGAAAAGAAGGTTCCAGTGGTCGTGGAAAAGAAAGTTCCAGTCTACGTTGAGAAGAAGGTCCCCGTTCACGTTGATCGTCCAGTTCCGTACCCAGTCGAAGTGAAGGTCCCAGTCGTCCAGAAGGAATACGTCGAAGTGCCAAAACCGTACGCAGTTCATGTTGAGAAACCCTACCCAGTGTACGTCAGCAAACCGGTCTATGTTGAAAAGTCGGTTCCAGTGACCGTTCACATCAAGGAGCACAAGAAGCATTGGGGTCAGttttaa